The Sphaeramia orbicularis chromosome 15, fSphaOr1.1, whole genome shotgun sequence region tatttttagtgtaaatacagcgGCATCAGCCAGATGCTATCTGGTCTGTTATTGGTTCAGACTTGTGTACCTTTCCATACATGAATTAGGATGGTTTATTTGGTCTGAACTAGTTAACTTCTTACTGATATACTTAGTTTATATCCACACTAAAAACGGACCATAATGCGGTTCTCATTAATAAGTGAAATAATTCGAAAGACGATATGCTAGCTTACTGTGGCTAATGTGGCTAACGTGTTTCGCTCATAGCCATGATCTAATCCTCCTTTTGATAAAATGGTGTATCATGTACTTCTGAGCCGTTGTGTATTGGTGATAGTGATTTCACGTGAATTACTAAAACATGGTATATATAACGCAATTGACGGGTTATGTTCCGTGTAGCAGAGGAAGCTATGCTTGTAGGAGTCTTCAGTATTGATGAAGCGTCGTCTGGATGGATGCAATCTATACCTGCTATTGAAAACTATCTAACATACTTTTTTATAATTTTCAGAATGACACAGTGACCGTCAGGACCCGGAAGTTCATGACGAACAGGTTGCTTCAGAGGAAGCAAATGGTACATCTCACAGCTCCACACACATGATTGTCATACTGAAATCATGACTTGTTTTTCCTCAACTAAATTTTGCTTGGTTATGCTTTTCTGCAGGTCGTCGATGTCTTGCATCCAGGAAAGGCCACAGTCCCTAAGACAGAAATCAGGGAGAAACTTGCCAAGATGTATAAGACCACCCCTGATGTGGTGTTCGTCTTCGGCTTCAGGACTCAGTTTGGTGGTGGCAAGACAACCGG contains the following coding sequences:
- the rps24 gene encoding small ribosomal subunit protein eS24 isoform X3; translated protein: MNDTVTVRTRKFMTNRLLQRKQMVVDVLHPGKATVPKTEIREKLAKMYKTTPDVVFVFGFRTQFGGGKTTGFAMVYDSLDYAKKNEPKHRLARHGLYEKKKTSRKQRKERKNRMKKVRGTKKAAVGAAGKK
- the rps24 gene encoding small ribosomal subunit protein eS24 isoform X1, with amino-acid sequence MNDTVTVRTRKFMTNRLLQRKQMVVDVLHPGKATVPKTEIREKLAKMYKTTPDVVFVFGFRTQFGGGKTTGFAMVYDSLDYAKKNEPKHRLARHGLYEKKKTSRKQRKERKNRMKKVRGTKKAAVGAAGKKK